In Trichocoleus desertorum NBK24, the following are encoded in one genomic region:
- a CDS encoding IS5 family transposase: MGKSYPSNLTRAEYEFLSDLIPEAKPGGRPRSIEMWAVLNAIFYVLVEGCRWRALPGDFPAWQTVYTYFRNWRKDGTWIVIHDRLREWTRIEVDRQPSPSEAILDSQSVKTAAGVSEQVGFDSGKVIKGRKRFISVDTLGLVLRVFVTAASVGERAGGKRVLKRVKRMDKAVFRLTTIWVDGGFDGAPFLMWVMDVCRWIIQVVLRPEQTKGFVLLKKRWVVERTFGWLMHCRRLVRDYELLPETSETLIYLAMIRIMVKRLA; the protein is encoded by the coding sequence ATGGGTAAATCCTATCCCAGTAATCTGACCCGTGCCGAATACGAATTTCTCAGTGACCTGATTCCAGAAGCAAAACCCGGTGGTCGCCCACGCAGCATCGAGATGTGGGCAGTTCTCAATGCCATCTTCTACGTCCTAGTCGAGGGGTGTCGTTGGCGAGCGTTGCCGGGAGACTTTCCGGCATGGCAGACGGTGTATACCTATTTTCGCAACTGGCGCAAGGACGGCACTTGGATTGTGATTCATGACCGCTTACGTGAGTGGACGCGCATCGAAGTGGATCGCCAGCCCAGTCCCTCTGAAGCGATCCTCGACTCGCAAAGTGTCAAAACGGCGGCAGGGGTGAGCGAACAGGTGGGATTTGACAGTGGCAAAGTGATCAAGGGGCGCAAGCGGTTTATCAGTGTCGATACCTTGGGACTGGTGCTGCGTGTGTTCGTGACTGCTGCCAGTGTGGGAGAACGAGCAGGGGGCAAACGGGTACTCAAGCGGGTCAAACGGATGGACAAAGCTGTGTTTCGTCTAACCACCATTTGGGTCGATGGTGGCTTTGATGGCGCACCGTTCCTAATGTGGGTGATGGACGTTTGCCGTTGGATTATCCAAGTGGTGCTGCGACCTGAACAAACCAAGGGGTTCGTGCTGCTCAAAAAGCGATGGGTGGTGGAGCGGACATTCGGTTGGTTGATGCACTGTCGTCGTCTAGTGCGTGACTATGAGTTATTGCCAGAGACCTCAGAGACATTAATCTATCTGGCAATGATTCGGATAATGGTCAAGCGATTGGCGTAA
- a CDS encoding cytochrome-c peroxidase, with amino-acid sequence MVMVAIAAVIVLAGHTVAAQLEPSEPPQLLASLKSVPIPEPDNLGQFVKNKTAAIALGKALFWEMQVGSDGFQSCASCHFYAGVDNRAKNQLHPGPSTNFSPGTGPNYTLKPEDYPFHKLQNSDDRSSTVLADNDDITGSQGVDLTKFNDIIPGSAVDNVTVQPDPVFNVNGINVRQVTGRNAPSTINAVFNFRNFWDGRAQNDFNGVNPFGSRDKNAFLYKAPTKQSALQQVKVSLKNSSLASQAVGPPLSDVEESGSGRIFPDIGQKFDRVKTKKLPRETGKKLKVLRPLAKQLVHPEDSVLGKYSNWPKPGLKQKNYQTMVQDAFKPEWWNSQQIIKVGADGSRIFRQPQGALATNEFTLMDYNFSLFMGLSIQLYEATLVSDNTPFDQFMEGNNNALTAQQKRGKELFEGKAKCVNCHGGAEFTNASVKNVRNERLERMVMGDNGVAVYDNGFYNIGVRPTQEDLGVGGQDPFGNPLSESRLAQNGKFNDPNLKPPISATERVAVDGAFKTPGLRNIALTAPYFHNGGQLTLRQVVDFYNRGGDFHETNIENLDPDIENLGLDESEKEALVAFMNGLTDARVRNQSAPFDHPQLFIPNGHPGDQNSVTNDGSGRATTALLELPAVGRKGGTPLPSFLESSAPAAESAAPAVQSTSNPLEGSITQQDCPANSTLQFIAGGYVCVRK; translated from the coding sequence ATGGTAATGGTAGCGATCGCTGCTGTTATCGTCTTGGCTGGACATACCGTAGCAGCTCAGCTAGAGCCATCTGAACCGCCGCAGTTGCTAGCCTCGCTCAAAAGTGTACCGATCCCAGAGCCAGATAATCTCGGACAATTTGTTAAGAATAAAACAGCTGCGATCGCTTTAGGAAAAGCTCTTTTTTGGGAGATGCAGGTAGGAAGCGATGGTTTCCAGTCTTGTGCCAGTTGTCACTTCTATGCAGGAGTTGACAACAGAGCAAAAAACCAGCTCCACCCAGGACCATCAACAAATTTCAGTCCAGGAACTGGGCCTAATTACACGCTGAAACCGGAAGATTATCCATTCCACAAGCTGCAAAACTCGGATGATCGTTCCTCGACCGTTCTAGCTGACAATGACGACATTACTGGTTCTCAGGGTGTCGATCTGACCAAATTCAACGACATCATTCCCGGTAGTGCTGTAGACAATGTAACGGTGCAGCCAGATCCAGTTTTCAATGTTAACGGCATCAACGTCCGTCAGGTAACAGGTCGCAACGCACCCAGTACAATTAATGCGGTGTTCAACTTCCGCAACTTCTGGGATGGAAGGGCGCAAAATGATTTTAACGGCGTCAATCCCTTTGGATCGAGGGACAAAAATGCCTTTCTGTATAAAGCACCCACAAAACAGTCTGCGCTACAGCAAGTGAAAGTCAGTCTTAAGAATTCCTCTCTAGCATCGCAGGCGGTAGGCCCGCCACTCAGCGATGTTGAGGAATCTGGTAGTGGTCGTATTTTTCCCGATATCGGTCAGAAGTTTGATCGAGTCAAGACCAAGAAGCTTCCTAGAGAAACGGGTAAAAAGCTAAAGGTCTTACGTCCCCTGGCAAAGCAACTTGTGCATCCTGAAGACAGCGTTCTCGGTAAATATAGCAACTGGCCGAAACCAGGTCTCAAGCAGAAGAACTACCAAACTATGGTTCAAGATGCCTTTAAGCCAGAGTGGTGGAACTCTCAGCAGATTATCAAAGTTGGTGCTGATGGTAGCCGGATCTTCAGACAACCGCAGGGAGCTTTAGCTACCAACGAGTTCACATTGATGGACTACAACTTCTCGCTGTTTATGGGACTTTCCATTCAGCTGTATGAGGCAACGCTAGTTTCCGACAATACGCCTTTTGACCAGTTCATGGAAGGAAATAACAATGCTTTAACTGCTCAGCAGAAACGAGGGAAAGAACTGTTTGAGGGTAAAGCTAAGTGCGTCAATTGCCACGGTGGAGCCGAGTTTACCAATGCTTCTGTCAAAAACGTGCGAAACGAACGACTCGAACGTATGGTGATGGGCGATAACGGTGTTGCTGTCTATGACAACGGCTTTTACAACATTGGTGTTAGACCTACCCAGGAAGATTTAGGCGTGGGCGGTCAAGATCCGTTTGGCAACCCACTTTCAGAGTCGCGACTGGCTCAGAATGGAAAGTTCAACGATCCCAATCTGAAGCCGCCTATTAGTGCGACTGAAAGAGTGGCTGTCGATGGAGCCTTTAAAACACCCGGACTGCGGAATATAGCGCTTACAGCTCCTTACTTTCATAATGGTGGGCAACTAACTCTGCGGCAGGTAGTGGATTTCTACAATCGGGGTGGAGATTTCCACGAAACTAATATCGAAAACTTAGACCCAGATATTGAGAACCTGGGGCTGGACGAATCGGAAAAAGAGGCGCTAGTGGCTTTCATGAACGGTCTAACTGATGCGAGAGTTCGCAATCAGAGTGCACCGTTTGACCATCCGCAGTTGTTTATCCCCAACGGACATCCGGGGGATCAAAACTCTGTTACTAATGACGGTTCTGGAAGAGCAACGACTGCTTTATTGGAACTCCCAGCTGTTGGGCGTAAGGGTGGCACTCCTCTACCAAGTTTTCTGGAAAGTTCTGCTCCCGCCGCTGAGAGTGCAGCTCCCGCTGTTCAATCAACTTCCAATCCGCTTGAGGGGAGCATAACTCAGCAAGACTGCCCTGCTAACTCTACTCTGCAATTTATAGCTGGAGGATATGTTTGTGTGAGGAAGTAA
- a CDS encoding IS701 family transposase: MPASREPRPTIRFGDEYCHHFQAIFPEMRSYEAFKFLHLGLISEIKRKSLPAIARAVGLDNHQNLHHFLSASRAVSQLRQQRLELILKLLNGRTLILLIDETGDRKKGKQTDYVKRQYIGNLGKRENGIVAVTAYGLVDGMILPLTFEVYRPKERLKAGDEYQSKPQIAATMIGQLQAMGFRFELVLADSLYGESKINFVNVLEELELPYILAIRSNHALWLPQEQEVYQEAWQPFSRTFCNGTIEVRYMAEVIYGKRHRKQYWLLTTDPDTLPENSTTFVLVSDPAIKLEEIGNAYGFRTWIEYGLKQAKDVLGWADFRMTHYEQIEKWWELVMSAFLMVSLFADAFTETRPLAQHLFTQHPWWNHQRGWKHWLNNLRLVIQPLIYGNGLKRWLTVFPNAALEVGLAQLIEQMNQFFCPCVQQLNSQIRFSSA, encoded by the coding sequence ATGCCTGCTTCCAGAGAGCCCCGGCCAACGATTCGATTTGGGGATGAATACTGCCACCACTTTCAAGCCATATTTCCCGAGATGCGTAGCTATGAAGCGTTCAAATTCCTGCACTTGGGGCTGATTAGTGAGATCAAACGCAAATCGCTCCCAGCAATCGCTAGAGCCGTGGGATTAGACAATCATCAAAACTTACATCACTTCTTGAGTGCATCTCGGGCAGTGTCGCAGTTGCGTCAACAACGCTTGGAGTTGATCCTCAAGCTCCTCAATGGACGGACCTTGATTCTGCTGATTGACGAAACAGGAGATCGTAAGAAGGGGAAACAGACCGATTATGTCAAACGGCAATATATCGGCAATCTGGGTAAGCGAGAAAACGGCATTGTTGCAGTGACTGCCTATGGCTTAGTCGATGGGATGATTCTCCCGTTGACCTTTGAGGTGTACAGACCCAAAGAGCGGCTGAAAGCAGGCGATGAATATCAAAGCAAACCGCAAATTGCCGCCACGATGATTGGGCAACTGCAAGCGATGGGATTCCGCTTTGAACTGGTTCTGGCTGATAGCTTGTATGGGGAGAGCAAGATCAATTTTGTCAATGTTCTAGAAGAGTTGGAATTGCCCTATATCCTGGCGATTCGGAGTAACCATGCCCTTTGGTTACCGCAAGAACAGGAGGTTTATCAGGAGGCTTGGCAACCCTTCAGTCGTACCTTCTGCAATGGCACGATTGAGGTGCGCTATATGGCAGAGGTGATTTATGGCAAGCGACATCGTAAACAGTACTGGCTGCTGACGACAGACCCTGATACCTTACCTGAGAATTCGACTACATTCGTTCTGGTGTCTGACCCAGCCATCAAGCTGGAGGAGATTGGTAACGCATACGGCTTCAGAACGTGGATTGAGTATGGGCTCAAGCAAGCCAAGGATGTCTTGGGTTGGGCAGACTTTCGCATGACTCATTATGAGCAGATTGAGAAGTGGTGGGAACTAGTGATGAGTGCGTTTCTCATGGTCAGTTTGTTTGCGGATGCGTTCACTGAGACTCGTCCCCTAGCCCAACATCTGTTTACCCAACATCCGTGGTGGAACCACCAAAGGGGGTGGAAGCATTGGCTCAACAACCTGCGTTTAGTCATTCAACCGTTGATTTACGGCAATGGGTTAAAGCGATGGCTCACGGTATTTCCGAATGCAGCATTAGAGGTGGGATTGGCTCAGTTGATAGAGCAGATGAATCAGTTCTTTTGCCCATGCGTGCAGCAGTTGAACTCACAAATCAGGTTTTCATCTGCTTAG
- a CDS encoding IS630 family transposase produces MRAWLERHRQEIVLGHLVVLFQDECHLLWGDLCGYVWGKTNERIEVPMTNERQKQTYYGALNILSQEFVVKAFERANSEATIAFLQLLLAEHPQSRIALIWDGASYHRSQALKDYLASVNQGLGESEWKITCLRFAPNDPRQNPVEDVWLQAKRWIREFYHLCQSFSTVKWLFEFATHRQTFNFSKVFMYGAFS; encoded by the coding sequence ATCAGGGCTTGGCTGGAACGACATCGACAGGAGATTGTCCTGGGTCACTTAGTCGTCTTGTTCCAGGATGAATGTCATCTGCTCTGGGGCGACCTCTGCGGCTATGTGTGGGGCAAAACCAACGAACGCATCGAAGTGCCAATGACTAACGAACGTCAGAAGCAGACGTACTATGGAGCGCTGAATATCTTGAGCCAAGAGTTTGTTGTGAAAGCTTTTGAGCGAGCGAATTCCGAGGCCACGATTGCCTTCTTGCAACTGCTCCTGGCTGAGCATCCTCAGTCTCGCATTGCCTTGATTTGGGATGGAGCGAGCTATCACCGTTCTCAGGCGCTCAAGGACTATTTGGCCTCAGTCAATCAGGGCTTAGGCGAGTCCGAGTGGAAAATTACCTGCCTTCGCTTCGCTCCCAATGACCCTCGGCAAAACCCAGTGGAGGATGTTTGGTTGCAGGCAAAGCGGTGGATTCGAGAGTTCTATCACCTGTGTCAATCGTTCTCAACGGTGAAGTGGTTATTTGAGTTCGCCACCCATCGTCAGACCTTTAATTTTTCGAAGGTCTTTATGTATGGTGCATTTTCATGA
- a CDS encoding DUF1508 domain-containing protein has product MTRKHAAFMLFHELFRIAIFELKELNMSYFIYKDAQGLWRWRLRASNHKIIADSAESYHNKQDCLAGIDLVKGSKDAPVQES; this is encoded by the coding sequence GTGACACGGAAGCATGCCGCCTTTATGCTTTTTCATGAATTATTTAGGATCGCTATATTTGAACTAAAGGAGTTGAATATGAGCTATTTCATCTACAAGGATGCCCAAGGTTTATGGCGCTGGAGACTTAGGGCAAGCAACCACAAAATCATTGCAGACTCTGCGGAAAGTTACCACAACAAGCAAGATTGCCTAGCAGGTATCGATCTCGTTAAAGGTTCAAAAGACGCGCCTGTACAAGAAAGCTAA